Proteins encoded in a region of the Deefgea piscis genome:
- the luxS gene encoding S-ribosylhomocysteine lyase, which translates to MPLLDSFTVDHTIMKAPAVRIAKKMTTPHGDAITVFDLRFCIPNQEILSERGIHTLEHLFAGFMRNHLNGDGVEIIDISPMGCRTGFYMSLIGTPNELRVVNAWQAAMEDVLKVAQQSEIPELNLYQCGTYEMHSLDEAKKIAQDILSRGVGVNLNEEIKLSAEWLDKNA; encoded by the coding sequence ATGCCCTTGCTAGATAGCTTTACTGTTGACCATACAATCATGAAAGCACCTGCAGTCCGTATCGCAAAAAAAATGACGACACCTCACGGCGATGCAATTACCGTTTTTGATCTTCGTTTTTGCATACCGAATCAAGAGATATTATCTGAACGAGGGATCCACACTCTTGAACATTTATTTGCAGGGTTTATGCGTAACCACCTCAATGGGGATGGTGTAGAAATTATTGATATTTCCCCAATGGGCTGCCGCACAGGGTTTTATATGAGTTTAATTGGCACTCCAAATGAACTGCGAGTGGTCAATGCTTGGCAAGCTGCCATGGAAGATGTACTTAAGGTAGCTCAGCAATCTGAAATTCCTGAGCTTAATCTTTACCAATGTGGTACCTATGAGATGCACTCATTAGACGAAGCAAAAAAAATCGCTCAGGATATTCTTAGCCGCGGCGTAGGCGTCAACCTCAATGAAGAGATTAAACTGTCAGCGGAATGGCTAGATAAAAATGCTTAA
- the cheY gene encoding chemotaxis response regulator CheY, translated as MADQNMRFLVVDDFSTMRRIVRNLLKELGFTNVDEAEDGQVALHKLKNGQFEFVVTDWNMPNMTGIELLRAIRADAQLKHLPVLMVTAEAKKENIIEAATAGASGYVVKPFTAATLDEKLKKIFVNMAK; from the coding sequence ATGGCAGATCAGAACATGCGTTTTCTCGTGGTAGATGATTTTTCTACCATGCGTCGCATCGTCCGAAATCTTCTAAAGGAGCTTGGATTTACCAATGTGGATGAAGCAGAAGATGGGCAAGTTGCATTACATAAATTAAAAAATGGCCAATTTGAGTTCGTCGTAACCGATTGGAACATGCCCAATATGACCGGTATTGAATTATTAAGAGCGATTCGAGCCGATGCCCAACTCAAACATCTACCAGTATTGATGGTGACAGCAGAAGCCAAAAAAGAAAATATTATCGAGGCAGCCACTGCTGGAGCAAGCGGTTATGTTGTGAAACCTTTTACAGCAGCCACACTGGATGAAAAGCTGAAGAAAATTTTTGTCAACATGGCAAAATAA
- a CDS encoding EAL and HDOD domain-containing protein: MTQEHAFIGRQPILNRQQQIIGYELLFRLNQEAVSAEFSSDMHAGTNVLVNTISNMGTDWLVGNKLAFINVAESMLESNFLELLQPQRVILEIVETTQPTEDLLNRLRDLRAQGFGIALDDFVLTPQTASMIEFANYIKLDIQQLGMSQVPTLSKELRRFPLLQVAEKVETKDEFTKCFDIGMDCFQGYYFAHPETLSAKVINPGYANILQLLNMLRNNAEIRDIENALKRDVALSFKLLRYINSAGFGLSCEIQSFRHAVTILGYQKLYRWLTLLLVTAGADTGTPPALLKTAVTRGRLVELLGSHLLDGQDKDNLFIVGMFSLLDVLLDMPMDKILETLILPETVTDALMEHTGIYGPFLELAEACEDPEMAEVPRLCEQLQITPEMLNRSHVQALNWVEELGV; encoded by the coding sequence ATGACGCAAGAACATGCATTTATTGGACGTCAACCCATACTGAATCGTCAGCAACAAATTATTGGCTATGAACTATTATTTCGCTTAAATCAAGAGGCAGTCTCCGCTGAGTTTTCAAGTGACATGCATGCAGGCACAAACGTATTGGTAAATACAATATCCAATATGGGCACAGATTGGCTAGTTGGTAATAAACTAGCATTTATTAACGTCGCAGAATCAATGCTCGAAAGTAACTTTTTAGAGTTATTACAGCCTCAACGCGTAATTTTAGAAATTGTTGAAACCACACAACCCACTGAAGATTTATTAAATCGTTTGCGAGATCTGCGTGCACAAGGTTTTGGCATAGCATTAGATGACTTTGTTCTGACACCTCAAACAGCATCCATGATTGAGTTTGCTAATTATATTAAATTAGATATTCAACAGTTAGGCATGTCACAAGTTCCTACTTTATCAAAGGAATTACGTCGTTTTCCATTACTTCAGGTAGCTGAAAAAGTTGAAACTAAAGACGAATTCACGAAGTGTTTTGATATAGGAATGGATTGTTTTCAAGGTTATTATTTTGCACATCCAGAAACTCTATCTGCAAAAGTAATTAACCCAGGTTACGCAAATATTTTACAACTTTTAAATATGTTACGTAACAATGCAGAAATTAGAGATATCGAAAACGCACTTAAAAGAGATGTTGCTCTTTCATTCAAACTTCTTCGTTATATAAATTCGGCAGGCTTTGGACTTTCTTGCGAGATTCAATCATTTCGCCACGCTGTAACTATATTAGGATATCAAAAACTATACCGCTGGCTTACGCTATTACTCGTTACAGCCGGCGCGGACACAGGTACGCCTCCTGCTCTATTAAAAACGGCAGTTACGCGCGGTCGATTAGTCGAACTATTAGGTTCACATCTACTTGATGGGCAGGATAAAGATAATTTATTTATCGTTGGTATGTTTTCATTACTGGATGTCTTACTAGATATGCCAATGGACAAAATTTTAGAAACCTTAATTTTGCCTGAAACTGTAACTGATGCATTAATGGAACATACAGGAATTTACGGTCCATTCCTTGAGCTAGCTGAGGCCTGTGAAGATCCAGAAATGGCTGAAGTTCCAAGACTATGTGAGCAATTACAAATAACACCAGAAATGCTTAACCGATCTCATGTACAAGCCCTAAATTGGGTGGAAGAGCTTGGTGTTTAA
- a CDS encoding chemotaxis protein, whose product MSKPQQTNLLDTVDARTKLAGSNKMEILLFSLGTREIFGINVFKVREVSQTPKITKTPNMPHGVEGVLSLRGNIIPVISLARFIATHEEPVGDTSSTMIVTEFSKHTQAFLVHDVDRIIRVDWDKVRAPETMLAGNQALITAITELPDGKLVSILDVEQILATVIGEPLIPELPPTQINPDTFMFFVDDSMVARKEIIGVLDKIGIKYHQANNGKEAWDKLQNLANRATHDSENLRDKLKLILVDAEMPEMDGYVLTKYIKSDHRFKGIPVVMHSSLSSNANRAMGASVGVDAYVAKFDALILADTLSPMLSSQG is encoded by the coding sequence ATGAGCAAACCACAACAAACTAACTTACTTGATACCGTCGATGCTCGCACAAAGCTTGCCGGATCTAACAAAATGGAAATTTTGCTTTTTTCCTTAGGTACACGAGAAATTTTTGGAATTAATGTATTTAAGGTGCGTGAAGTTTCGCAAACGCCCAAAATAACTAAAACGCCAAATATGCCGCATGGTGTTGAAGGTGTTCTTTCTTTGCGCGGGAACATTATCCCAGTCATTTCATTGGCTCGATTTATTGCAACGCATGAGGAACCTGTCGGTGATACATCAAGCACGATGATTGTGACTGAGTTTTCAAAGCATACTCAGGCATTTTTGGTTCACGATGTTGATCGTATTATTCGAGTTGACTGGGATAAAGTACGTGCACCGGAAACAATGCTAGCTGGAAATCAAGCATTGATAACTGCTATTACTGAATTACCTGATGGTAAATTAGTTTCCATTCTCGATGTTGAACAAATTTTAGCAACCGTGATTGGCGAACCATTAATTCCAGAGCTACCGCCAACACAAATCAATCCAGATACATTTATGTTTTTTGTTGATGACTCAATGGTTGCTCGAAAAGAAATTATTGGTGTGCTCGATAAAATAGGTATTAAGTATCATCAAGCCAATAATGGTAAAGAAGCGTGGGATAAACTACAGAATTTAGCGAATAGAGCAACTCATGATAGCGAAAACTTGCGAGACAAACTAAAATTAATATTAGTAGATGCTGAAATGCCTGAAATGGATGGGTATGTACTGACTAAATATATAAAATCAGACCATCGTTTTAAAGGAATTCCAGTAGTAATGCACTCTTCTCTCTCATCTAATGCAAATCGTGCAATGGGTGCAAGCGTAGGTGTCGATGCTTATGTTGCTAAATTTGATGCGCTCATTTTAGCCGATACTCTTTCCCCGATGTTGAGCAGCCAAGGCTAA
- a CDS encoding calcium:proton antiporter, whose translation MIKSIIQLPFWTIATPFIGCFLLFGQLFDFGEWYLILLSIGLLFGVLAAVHHAEVVAHRVGEPFGTLVLAAAITAIEVALIVTLMLTGGEAASALARDTIFATVMIILNGIVGLCLLVGGNRFGEQRFGMLGVNASLSTLAAIVVLTLILPNYTTTVAGPIYSSNQLAFVALVSLVLYGTFLFVQTVRHRDYFLPQQGVSDEDIHAVPPTTKVAIISSVLLIIGLIAVVLLAKSISPMIEAGVASIGAPAALVGVIIAAIVLMPEGLAALRAAKSNRLQTSLNLALGSALASIGLSIPAVAIVSVLNGWPLMLGIDAKSTVLLVLTLIVSTLSLGNGRTTVLQGLVHLMIFAVYLFMTIFP comes from the coding sequence ATGATTAAATCGATAATACAATTACCATTTTGGACTATCGCAACACCATTCATTGGGTGTTTCTTACTTTTTGGCCAGTTGTTTGATTTTGGTGAATGGTATTTAATTTTATTATCGATTGGACTGTTGTTTGGTGTATTAGCTGCAGTACATCATGCTGAGGTCGTTGCACATCGCGTCGGTGAGCCTTTTGGAACTTTAGTTCTGGCTGCTGCAATTACTGCAATTGAAGTTGCGTTAATCGTAACGCTAATGCTTACTGGTGGAGAGGCTGCTTCTGCATTGGCGCGGGATACCATTTTTGCTACAGTAATGATTATTCTTAATGGTATTGTTGGATTATGTTTATTGGTTGGAGGGAATCGCTTTGGTGAACAGCGGTTTGGCATGTTGGGTGTTAATGCTTCATTATCAACTTTAGCAGCCATTGTAGTATTAACTTTAATTTTACCAAACTATACAACTACTGTTGCCGGACCAATTTATAGTTCAAACCAATTAGCATTCGTCGCATTAGTTTCTTTAGTTTTATATGGGACTTTTCTTTTTGTGCAAACGGTTCGCCATCGAGATTATTTTTTACCACAACAAGGTGTGAGTGATGAAGACATTCATGCTGTACCACCAACAACTAAAGTTGCGATCATTAGCTCTGTTTTATTGATAATTGGCTTAATCGCGGTTGTTTTATTAGCAAAATCAATTTCTCCAATGATTGAAGCTGGTGTCGCTAGTATTGGTGCTCCAGCAGCACTAGTTGGCGTCATTATCGCAGCAATTGTGTTAATGCCTGAAGGTTTAGCGGCATTACGTGCTGCAAAATCTAATCGATTACAAACCAGTCTAAATTTAGCATTGGGTTCTGCATTGGCGAGTATTGGTTTATCGATACCTGCAGTTGCAATTGTATCTGTTCTGAATGGTTGGCCTTTAATGCTTGGTATTGATGCTAAATCAACAGTCCTGTTGGTGTTGACATTGATTGTTTCAACTTTGTCATTAGGTAATGGCAGAACTACTGTTTTGCAAGGGTTAGTTCATTTAATGATTTTTGCTGTTTATCTTTTTATGACGATTTTTCCATGA
- a CDS encoding APC family permease has protein sequence MSVDSKLNRAKNSVANNKIGFVSIFLLGINGIIGSGIFLLPNQVYAKIGAASIAIVLIASLLVLVIALCYAELASKFTENGAAWIYSYRAFGRFIGFEVGFYAWILGIIILSSEIAGFLTALAGFFPSLKNNYLYNLSALLICVFLVVVNYFGVSLAKFLNNLSSVSKLMVIFLFVVVGVFYLDISNFQPFILPEVVSNDSFYTSVGAALGVIFYAFTGFSFLPIAAARMENPQKNIPLALISVIMTCSVIYFLLVVVSISVLGSDLSVSSLPVADAFSKMVGNWGYNLIVIGMLISIGGVILAFSFSVPLIASSLALQHQLLPEFIGRKNKYNRPVNALMITFVLCSVLLLSGDYLFLISLAVFASFIQYVPTALAVLKLRNDKSLPVGFVIPGGPSVPILAILASLYLLSSFNLKIFIFGCAGLVMGAIVYFFQKKRGGN, from the coding sequence ATGTCAGTAGATTCAAAGTTAAATAGGGCTAAAAATTCTGTAGCTAATAATAAAATCGGCTTTGTTAGTATTTTTTTATTAGGTATTAATGGAATTATAGGCTCAGGTATTTTTTTACTTCCTAACCAAGTATATGCAAAAATAGGTGCTGCTAGTATTGCGATTGTATTAATTGCATCGTTACTAGTGCTTGTTATCGCATTATGTTATGCCGAATTGGCCAGTAAATTTACTGAAAATGGTGCCGCATGGATTTATAGCTATAGAGCATTTGGGCGTTTTATTGGTTTTGAGGTTGGGTTTTATGCATGGATTTTGGGAATTATTATACTTTCTTCCGAAATAGCAGGTTTTTTGACAGCTTTAGCAGGTTTTTTCCCGTCTCTAAAAAATAATTATTTATATAATTTATCGGCGCTGTTAATTTGTGTTTTCCTTGTAGTTGTAAATTATTTCGGAGTTAGTTTGGCTAAGTTTTTGAATAATTTGTCCTCTGTTTCTAAATTAATGGTTATATTTTTATTTGTTGTTGTTGGTGTCTTTTATTTGGATATTAGTAATTTTCAGCCATTCATATTGCCTGAAGTTGTATCTAATGATTCTTTTTATACTTCAGTTGGTGCTGCACTTGGTGTTATATTTTATGCATTTACAGGGTTTTCTTTTTTGCCTATTGCCGCTGCACGGATGGAAAATCCACAGAAGAATATTCCGTTGGCTTTAATTTCGGTCATTATGACCTGTAGTGTTATTTATTTTCTATTGGTAGTTGTTTCAATTAGTGTTTTAGGATCAGATTTGTCTGTTTCTTCTTTACCTGTTGCAGATGCATTTTCAAAAATGGTCGGGAATTGGGGTTATAACTTGATTGTTATTGGGATGCTGATTTCTATAGGTGGTGTTATTTTAGCTTTTTCATTTAGTGTTCCATTAATTGCATCGTCGCTTGCATTGCAGCATCAGTTACTGCCTGAGTTTATAGGTAGAAAAAATAAATATAATCGACCCGTTAATGCATTAATGATTACTTTTGTTCTATGCTCAGTCTTGCTTTTGAGTGGTGATTATTTGTTTTTAATTTCGTTGGCTGTTTTTGCTTCTTTTATTCAATACGTACCAACGGCATTAGCTGTGCTTAAATTAAGGAATGATAAAAGTTTACCGGTTGGGTTTGTTATTCCTGGAGGGCCGAGTGTACCTATTTTAGCTATTTTGGCATCACTTTACTTATTATCTAGTTTTAATTTGAAGATTTTTATCTTTGGTTGTGCTGGATTAGTTATGGGCGCTATTGTTTATTTCTTTCAAAAAAAACGTGGTGGAAATTAA
- the cheZ gene encoding protein phosphatase CheZ has translation MSDNALNNGDSPDLEALFDSILESSQAEISSPVASVDSANSQEDSQSLMAEPAKSMFSHIGQITRKLHDTLRELGLDKSLESAAASIPDARDRLSYVATMTEQAAERTLNALDIAKPLQDNITESSKKLSQQWDRFFNKELSIDEFKSLVENTRTHLSNTAKQSDEVSTQMLEIMMAQDFQDLTGQVIKRVLTMAKDMESHLLDFLLMFNPQGTNKADENSLLNGPVITTEGRTDIVTNQEQVDDLLESLGF, from the coding sequence GTGAGCGATAATGCACTAAATAATGGGGACTCCCCAGACCTTGAGGCACTTTTTGATAGTATTTTGGAATCAAGCCAAGCAGAAATTTCCTCGCCAGTAGCCTCGGTAGACTCCGCCAACAGCCAAGAAGACTCACAGTCATTGATGGCGGAACCTGCCAAATCAATGTTTTCACATATTGGTCAAATTACACGCAAACTACATGACACCTTGCGTGAACTTGGCTTAGATAAGTCATTGGAATCCGCTGCAGCATCAATTCCTGATGCTAGAGACCGACTGTCCTATGTCGCGACAATGACTGAACAAGCTGCTGAACGTACTCTGAATGCACTAGATATTGCCAAGCCACTACAAGATAACATCACAGAAAGTTCGAAAAAACTGTCTCAACAATGGGATCGATTTTTCAATAAAGAACTTAGTATTGATGAATTTAAGTCATTAGTTGAAAACACGAGAACACACTTATCAAATACAGCAAAACAATCAGACGAAGTTAGTACACAGATGCTTGAAATCATGATGGCACAAGACTTCCAAGATTTAACTGGCCAAGTAATCAAACGTGTTTTGACTATGGCAAAAGATATGGAAAGTCATTTGCTTGATTTTCTGCTGATGTTTAATCCGCAAGGAACAAATAAAGCAGATGAAAATAGCCTATTAAATGGCCCTGTTATCACAACAGAAGGAAGAACCGATATTGTTACTAACCAAGAACAGGTTGATGACCTCTTGGAAAGTCTCGGTTTCTAA
- a CDS encoding chemotaxis protein CheA, which yields MSVFGGMEDLLQDFLTESSELLSEVDNKLVELEKRPDDKALLNDIFRGFHTIKGGAGFLNVDSMVSLCHRTENLFDKLRNAELTLNPEIMDEILAATGVVREMFGEMSQGRQPAPADPALLKALDDVLEGKSSNASTVLESPAAPSVLVSTESKPEHDWKNLYDVLLDEKEVTTQVTSEPLSSDIEVISAEHSEVLAPSAAILEPMQSLKPAAATTNARPQANTQQLATQETTIRIDTVRLDQVLNLSGEIGLTKNRLTTLRADIMSGKMDSITLKALDEAIGQLDLLVGDLQNAVMKTRMQPIGRLFQKYPRLARDLARQMGKDVELVISGEETELDKTMLEDLNDPLVHLVRNAVDHGVETTEERIASGKPAKAVVELTATQVGDHIRIEIIDDGRGMRPDVIRRKAIEKGLIDIETANSLDDKQSLQLIFLPGFSTKDQISSVSGRGVGMDVVKTNIQKLNGRVDIQSAVGEGSRFTISLPLTLAILPVLVVKVCDQPFAVPLAMVREIITIRQEHVQEVSGRATIVVRDEILSVRSLANLIGWQEVQLPQFGVLMQSAEHSFILAVDSFIGRDDVVIKPLQNIRPKGVAGATLSGDGSIVLVLDMEDLLASDTAETSAIKTSRFIEQFV from the coding sequence ATGAGTGTTTTCGGCGGAATGGAAGACCTATTACAGGACTTCTTAACTGAGTCTTCAGAGTTGTTATCTGAAGTCGATAATAAGTTAGTTGAGCTAGAAAAACGCCCAGATGATAAAGCGTTACTCAATGATATTTTTCGCGGTTTCCATACAATTAAAGGCGGGGCTGGCTTTTTAAATGTCGACTCCATGGTGAGTCTTTGCCACAGAACAGAAAATCTCTTTGATAAACTCCGTAATGCAGAACTCACGCTAAATCCAGAAATTATGGACGAAATTTTAGCCGCAACGGGTGTCGTTCGTGAAATGTTTGGCGAGATGTCCCAGGGCCGTCAACCTGCACCTGCAGATCCTGCGCTACTGAAAGCTTTAGACGATGTGCTAGAAGGCAAAAGTAGTAATGCTTCTACTGTGTTAGAAAGCCCAGCAGCACCTTCAGTTTTAGTCTCCACAGAAAGTAAACCAGAGCATGACTGGAAAAATTTGTACGATGTCTTACTGGATGAAAAAGAGGTAACAACTCAAGTGACTAGTGAGCCATTATCAAGCGATATTGAAGTAATCAGCGCAGAACATAGCGAAGTCTTGGCCCCAAGCGCTGCAATATTAGAGCCAATGCAGAGCTTAAAACCTGCGGCTGCGACAACCAATGCTCGACCTCAAGCCAATACACAACAACTTGCCACTCAAGAAACCACCATCCGAATCGATACAGTTCGCTTGGATCAAGTTTTAAATTTATCGGGTGAAATTGGCCTTACAAAAAATAGGCTAACCACTTTGCGTGCAGACATTATGTCTGGAAAAATGGATAGCATTACGCTCAAAGCGCTTGATGAAGCAATTGGTCAGCTCGACTTACTCGTTGGTGATTTACAAAATGCCGTAATGAAAACACGGATGCAGCCAATCGGGCGTTTATTCCAAAAATACCCACGCTTGGCTCGTGACTTGGCTCGCCAAATGGGGAAAGACGTTGAACTCGTGATTTCAGGTGAAGAAACTGAGCTCGACAAAACGATGCTTGAAGATCTTAATGATCCATTAGTGCATTTGGTGCGTAATGCCGTTGATCATGGCGTCGAAACCACTGAAGAGCGTATTGCTAGCGGTAAACCCGCCAAAGCCGTTGTTGAACTAACGGCAACTCAAGTGGGCGATCATATTCGAATTGAAATTATTGATGATGGGCGAGGCATGCGCCCAGATGTAATTCGTCGCAAAGCCATTGAAAAAGGTTTAATTGACATCGAAACGGCAAATAGCCTGGACGACAAGCAAAGTTTACAACTTATTTTTCTTCCTGGTTTTTCGACTAAAGATCAAATTTCAAGTGTCTCAGGTCGTGGCGTTGGAATGGATGTCGTAAAAACGAACATTCAAAAGCTCAATGGGCGAGTTGATATTCAATCCGCAGTTGGTGAGGGATCTCGCTTCACTATTTCGCTGCCATTAACCCTTGCAATCTTACCGGTACTCGTTGTCAAAGTATGCGACCAGCCATTTGCAGTTCCACTCGCAATGGTTAGAGAGATCATTACCATTCGTCAAGAACATGTACAAGAAGTATCAGGAAGAGCAACGATCGTCGTTCGTGACGAAATTTTATCAGTGCGCTCTTTAGCTAATTTAATTGGCTGGCAAGAAGTTCAACTACCGCAGTTTGGCGTATTAATGCAATCAGCGGAGCATTCGTTTATTCTGGCTGTAGACAGTTTCATTGGCAGGGATGACGTAGTCATTAAGCCGCTACAAAATATCCGTCCTAAAGGTGTCGCAGGAGCAACCTTATCGGGGGATGGATCAATCGTGTTGGTTCTTGATATGGAAGACTTACTGGCATCTGATACAGCAGAAACTTCAGCAATAAAAACCTCTCGTTTTATCGAGCAATTTGTTTAA